The following is a genomic window from Campylobacter lari subsp. lari.
TCACATTCTTTTAAAGCACCAAAACTAAAAGCTATATGTTCATTTGCATTATGATCTTTAAAAATCATCTTTTTAGCTTTAAAACCTGCTAAAATACTATCCTCTTCTTTAATTAAAGAAATCAAACTTTCATTTTTTAAACGATACTCGATTAAATCTGAAATAGTAATCATGTTAATATCATGTTTTTTGCAAAACTCAAGTAAATCATCTCTTCTAGCCATATCTCCATTATCTTTAACAATTTCACATATTACACAAGCTTCTTTTAATCCTGCTAAACGACATAAATCCACCGTTCCTTCTGTGTGTCCTGTTCTTTCTAAAACCCCACCTTTTTTTGCTATTAAAGGATTGATATGGCCAGGGCGCACAAAATCACTTGCTTTTGCATTATCATCAGCAAAAATTTGTATAGTCATATCCCTTTCATAAGCACTTACTCCAGTTGTTGCATTTTTAGCATCAACGGTTATAGTAAAAGCTGTTTCGTGATTAGAAGTATTTTTAGGTACCATTAAAGGTAGTTCAAATTTTTTAGCTAAATTTTCACTTAATGCTACACACACCACGCCTCTTGCATGAGTGATGGTAAAATTTACTTTCTCTTTTGAGCTAAATTGCGCAGGGAAAATCAAATCCCCTTCATTTTCTCTATCTTCTGCATCTACCATTATCAACATCTTGCCATCTTGAAGTTCTTTTATGGCTTGTTCTACACTAACATATCCCACTATTAATCTCCTTTTTTTTATTTTTTGAAAATTGTATAACATTTTTCTTGACATTATGTTAAAAATGGTATATAATACCACTTTTAATTTAAAAATATTGCTTTTTATTGGGGTATCGCCAAGCGGTAAGGCAACAGGTTTTGGTCCTGTCATTCAGGGGTTCGAATCCCTTTACCCCATCCACTTCATATGATGCCGCGAAGTAGAGCAGTGGTTAGCTCGTCGGGCTCATAACCCGAAGGTCGGGAGTTCAAATCTCCCCTTCGCAACCAATTTTCTGATAAAATTTTTTCAAAAAATTTAGATTAACCACAGAATAAATAAAAATCTTGTCAATTTTACTTTTGATGATTTTCATTAGCCTCTTGAGCATTTTTAATACTCTAATTAAACATATAAGAAATTTGAAATTATATACTTTTTGGTTTTAATACAAAATACATAAAAAATAATTAAAGTTAAGAATGTAATTTAAAAAAAGTTTTAACCGGAATAAAAATACGATATTAAATAAAATGGTGGATTTAGCAGGACTCGAACCTGCGACCAACCGGTTATGAGCCGGTTGCTCTAACCAACTGAGCTATAAATCCGCCAGAAGTTAAAATAAAAATGTTATTATATCTTTATTTCCTTAATTTAAATTTAGAATTTTATTTTTACTGCTTTTTCTATTGCTAAATATCTAAAGGTTATTAAATTTTGTAAAATTCCAAAGAAAATCATAAAAGTAGCAAAAGAACTTCCTCCATGACTAAAAAATGGC
Proteins encoded in this region:
- a CDS encoding bifunctional 3,4-dihydroxy-2-butanone 4-phosphate synthase/GTP cyclohydrolase II, yielding MGYVSVEQAIKELQDGKMLIMVDAEDRENEGDLIFPAQFSSKEKVNFTITHARGVVCVALSENLAKKFELPLMVPKNTSNHETAFTITVDAKNATTGVSAYERDMTIQIFADDNAKASDFVRPGHINPLIAKKGGVLERTGHTEGTVDLCRLAGLKEACVICEIVKDNGDMARRDDLLEFCKKHDINMITISDLIEYRLKNESLISLIKEEDSILAGFKAKKMIFKDHNANEHIAFSFGALKECENVKFYLSGSDFELLTSNKFNELLKQIEFLSQKGGVIIFMKNEKQENTQFKNYGIGAQILRYLKISKIKLLSQNTDKEFIGLKGFGLDITSSDFKA